The following proteins come from a genomic window of Labeo rohita strain BAU-BD-2019 chromosome 25, IGBB_LRoh.1.0, whole genome shotgun sequence:
- the lingo1a gene encoding leucine-rich repeat and immunoglobulin-like domain-containing nogo receptor-interacting protein 1 isoform X1 gives MWAVLVFWPWAELLLTWRSEAESVTGRMVAGEVSGHSFLVACWQPILILMLGTVLSGSATGCPSRCECNAQERSVLCHRKKLMSVPEGIPSETRLLDLSKNRIKTINPDEFSAFPQLEELELNENTISTIEPGAFNNLYGLQSLGLRSNKLKLIQLGVFTGLSNLTKLDISENKIVILLDYMFQDLYNLRSLEVGDNDLVFISHRAFHGLSSLEQLTLEKCNLTSVPTEAFTHLHSLVTLRLRNLNINSIRDYSFKRLYRLKVLEIANWPYLDTMTTNCLYGLNLTSLTITNANLTSIPYLALRHLVYLRFLNMSYNPIQMIEGNRLHDLLRLQEFHLVGGRLTMIEPYSFRGLNYLKVLNVTSNSLTTLEESVFHSVGNLETLALYDNPLACDCRLLWVFRRRWRLNFNRQQPTCSSPEFVQGKEFKDFPDVLQPNYFTCRKSRIRDRKPQQKFVDEGTTIHFVCQADGDPTPVIMWLSPQKQFITTKTIGRLTVFPDGTLEVRYAQIQDNGTYMCIASNAGGNDTALAHLHVHSYSPDWPNQPNKTLAFISNQPNDNGANGTRATVPFPFDIKTLIIATTMGFISFLGVVLFCLVLLFLWSRGKGNSKHNIEIEYVPRKSDAGMSSGGADAPRKFNMKMI, from the coding sequence GTAACCGGTAGGATGGTAGCAGGGGAAGTGAGTGGGCACAGCTTCCTGGTGGCATGCTGGCAGCCCATTCTAATCTTAATGCTGGGCACAGTGCTGTCTGGCTCTGCCACAGGCTGCCCATCGCGATGCGAGTGCAATGCTCAGGAGCGTTCGGTCTTGTGCCACCGCAAGAAGCTGATGTCCGTTCCAGAGGGAATCCCGTCGGAAACACGACTACTGGACCTCAGCAAGAATCGAATCAAAACCATCAACCCAGATGAGTTCTCCGCCTTCCCGCAGCTGGAAGAGCTGGAGCTCAATGAAAACACCATTTCGACCATCGAGCCTGGGGCTTTTAACAATCTCTACGGCCTGCAGAGTCTGGGACTGCGCAGCAACAAGCTGAAGCTCATCCAGTTGGGAGTGTTCACGGGCCTCAGTAACCTAACAAAGCTGGACATCAGTGAAAACAAGATCGTAATTCTGCTGGACTACATGTTCCAGGATCTCTACAACCTGCGCTCTCTGGAGGTTGGGGATAATGACCTTGTCTTCATATCCCACAGGGCGTTTCACGGCCTCAGCAGCCTGGAGCAGCTCACGCTAGAAAAGTGCAACCTGACCTCTGTCCCGACAGAGGCCTTCACGCACCTGCACAGCTTGGTTACGCTGCGCTTGCGAAACCTCAACATCAACAGCATCAGAGACTACAGCTTCAAACGGCTCTACCGTCTCAAAGTGCTGGAGATCGCCAACTGGCCCTACCTGGATACTATGACCACCAACTGCTTGTACGGATTGAATCTTACCTCCCTAACGATCACTAATGCAAACCTGACATCAATTCCGTACTTGGCCTTGCGGCATCTGGTTTATCTTCGTTTCCTCAACATGTCCTACAATCCCATCCAGATGATCGAAGGCAACCGGCTGCATGACCTGCTCAGACTGCAAGAGTTCCACCTGGTGGGCGGTCGACTGACAATGATCGAACCCTATTCCTTCAGAGGACTGAACTACCTGAAAGTCCTCAATGTGACCAGCAACTCCCTTACCACCCTGGAGGAGTCTGTATTCCATTCAGTGGGGAATCTGGAGACCCTCGCATTGTACGACAACCCGCTGGCTTGTGACTGCCGCCTGCTTTGGGTTTTCCGTCGGCGCTGGAGGCTGAACTTCAACCGCCAGCAGCCAACTTGCTCCTCACCTGAGTTCGTCCAGGGAAAAGAGTTCAAGGACTTCCCTGATGTTCTGCAGCCCAATTACTTCACCTGTCGCAAGTCTAGGATCCGAGATCGGAAACCCCAGCAGAAGTTCGTCGACGAAGGCACTACCATCCACTTCGTTTGTCAAGCAGATGGAGACCCGACACCTGTCATCATGTGGCTCTCTCCACAAAAACAATTCATCACCACGAAAACAATAGGACGGCTTACTGTTTTCCCAGACGGCACCTTGGAGGTGCGCTACGCTCAGATTCAGGACAATGGGACCTACATGTGCATTGCTAGCAATGCCGGTGGAAACGACACCGCTCTGGCCCACCTACATGTCCACAGTTACTCACCAGACTGGCCCAATCAACCCAACAAAACCTTGGCATTTATCTCCAACCAACCCAACGACAATGGAGCCAACGGAACGAGAGCAACAGTCCCGTTCCCATTTGATATAAAGACGCTAATCATCGCCACCACCATGGGCTTCATCTCGTTTTTGGGTGTGGTTCTGTTCTGCCTGGTTCTGCTCTTTCTTTGGAGCAGAGGCAAAGGCAACAGCAAACACAACATTGAGATAGAATACGTCCCGCGCAAATCGGACGCTGGGATGAGCAGCGGCGGCGCCGATGCCCCTCGgaaatttaacatgaaaatgaTCTAA
- the lingo1a gene encoding leucine-rich repeat and immunoglobulin-like domain-containing nogo receptor-interacting protein 1 isoform X2, producing MVAGEVSGHSFLVACWQPILILMLGTVLSGSATGCPSRCECNAQERSVLCHRKKLMSVPEGIPSETRLLDLSKNRIKTINPDEFSAFPQLEELELNENTISTIEPGAFNNLYGLQSLGLRSNKLKLIQLGVFTGLSNLTKLDISENKIVILLDYMFQDLYNLRSLEVGDNDLVFISHRAFHGLSSLEQLTLEKCNLTSVPTEAFTHLHSLVTLRLRNLNINSIRDYSFKRLYRLKVLEIANWPYLDTMTTNCLYGLNLTSLTITNANLTSIPYLALRHLVYLRFLNMSYNPIQMIEGNRLHDLLRLQEFHLVGGRLTMIEPYSFRGLNYLKVLNVTSNSLTTLEESVFHSVGNLETLALYDNPLACDCRLLWVFRRRWRLNFNRQQPTCSSPEFVQGKEFKDFPDVLQPNYFTCRKSRIRDRKPQQKFVDEGTTIHFVCQADGDPTPVIMWLSPQKQFITTKTIGRLTVFPDGTLEVRYAQIQDNGTYMCIASNAGGNDTALAHLHVHSYSPDWPNQPNKTLAFISNQPNDNGANGTRATVPFPFDIKTLIIATTMGFISFLGVVLFCLVLLFLWSRGKGNSKHNIEIEYVPRKSDAGMSSGGADAPRKFNMKMI from the coding sequence ATGGTAGCAGGGGAAGTGAGTGGGCACAGCTTCCTGGTGGCATGCTGGCAGCCCATTCTAATCTTAATGCTGGGCACAGTGCTGTCTGGCTCTGCCACAGGCTGCCCATCGCGATGCGAGTGCAATGCTCAGGAGCGTTCGGTCTTGTGCCACCGCAAGAAGCTGATGTCCGTTCCAGAGGGAATCCCGTCGGAAACACGACTACTGGACCTCAGCAAGAATCGAATCAAAACCATCAACCCAGATGAGTTCTCCGCCTTCCCGCAGCTGGAAGAGCTGGAGCTCAATGAAAACACCATTTCGACCATCGAGCCTGGGGCTTTTAACAATCTCTACGGCCTGCAGAGTCTGGGACTGCGCAGCAACAAGCTGAAGCTCATCCAGTTGGGAGTGTTCACGGGCCTCAGTAACCTAACAAAGCTGGACATCAGTGAAAACAAGATCGTAATTCTGCTGGACTACATGTTCCAGGATCTCTACAACCTGCGCTCTCTGGAGGTTGGGGATAATGACCTTGTCTTCATATCCCACAGGGCGTTTCACGGCCTCAGCAGCCTGGAGCAGCTCACGCTAGAAAAGTGCAACCTGACCTCTGTCCCGACAGAGGCCTTCACGCACCTGCACAGCTTGGTTACGCTGCGCTTGCGAAACCTCAACATCAACAGCATCAGAGACTACAGCTTCAAACGGCTCTACCGTCTCAAAGTGCTGGAGATCGCCAACTGGCCCTACCTGGATACTATGACCACCAACTGCTTGTACGGATTGAATCTTACCTCCCTAACGATCACTAATGCAAACCTGACATCAATTCCGTACTTGGCCTTGCGGCATCTGGTTTATCTTCGTTTCCTCAACATGTCCTACAATCCCATCCAGATGATCGAAGGCAACCGGCTGCATGACCTGCTCAGACTGCAAGAGTTCCACCTGGTGGGCGGTCGACTGACAATGATCGAACCCTATTCCTTCAGAGGACTGAACTACCTGAAAGTCCTCAATGTGACCAGCAACTCCCTTACCACCCTGGAGGAGTCTGTATTCCATTCAGTGGGGAATCTGGAGACCCTCGCATTGTACGACAACCCGCTGGCTTGTGACTGCCGCCTGCTTTGGGTTTTCCGTCGGCGCTGGAGGCTGAACTTCAACCGCCAGCAGCCAACTTGCTCCTCACCTGAGTTCGTCCAGGGAAAAGAGTTCAAGGACTTCCCTGATGTTCTGCAGCCCAATTACTTCACCTGTCGCAAGTCTAGGATCCGAGATCGGAAACCCCAGCAGAAGTTCGTCGACGAAGGCACTACCATCCACTTCGTTTGTCAAGCAGATGGAGACCCGACACCTGTCATCATGTGGCTCTCTCCACAAAAACAATTCATCACCACGAAAACAATAGGACGGCTTACTGTTTTCCCAGACGGCACCTTGGAGGTGCGCTACGCTCAGATTCAGGACAATGGGACCTACATGTGCATTGCTAGCAATGCCGGTGGAAACGACACCGCTCTGGCCCACCTACATGTCCACAGTTACTCACCAGACTGGCCCAATCAACCCAACAAAACCTTGGCATTTATCTCCAACCAACCCAACGACAATGGAGCCAACGGAACGAGAGCAACAGTCCCGTTCCCATTTGATATAAAGACGCTAATCATCGCCACCACCATGGGCTTCATCTCGTTTTTGGGTGTGGTTCTGTTCTGCCTGGTTCTGCTCTTTCTTTGGAGCAGAGGCAAAGGCAACAGCAAACACAACATTGAGATAGAATACGTCCCGCGCAAATCGGACGCTGGGATGAGCAGCGGCGGCGCCGATGCCCCTCGgaaatttaacatgaaaatgaTCTAA